One Oryzomonas sagensis DNA segment encodes these proteins:
- a CDS encoding M48 family metallopeptidase, translating into MTVSKVQLRLDAIECHGMVIPFQYCHARRRTLGMTVRPDKSVIVRVPVRTSLGEIRDFVSRRAAWIAKVWREFDSAPPKPCQTYDPGATFWFQGRGYGLSLERGTAEAVALRGDTLVVAAPDELGPRATRLLIDAWYRDQAAGLFRERAIECHRRMGAEDLPLPPIVIRSMKSRWGSYSYRTGRIALNLHLIKAPPACLDYVIIHELCHIRERHHGPGFWNLVERYVPDHAGLRRQLNGIM; encoded by the coding sequence GTGACCGTTTCCAAAGTACAACTTCGCCTCGACGCCATCGAATGCCATGGCATGGTGATCCCGTTCCAGTACTGCCATGCCCGGCGCCGGACCCTGGGCATGACGGTCAGGCCGGACAAGTCGGTGATCGTCAGGGTTCCGGTACGCACCTCCCTCGGGGAGATACGGGACTTCGTCTCCCGGCGGGCCGCGTGGATCGCCAAGGTATGGCGGGAGTTCGACAGCGCGCCGCCCAAGCCTTGCCAAACATACGACCCCGGCGCGACCTTCTGGTTCCAGGGGCGGGGGTATGGATTAAGCCTGGAGCGGGGCACGGCGGAAGCGGTGGCGCTCAGGGGGGACACGCTGGTGGTTGCCGCCCCGGACGAATTGGGCCCTCGGGCCACGCGCCTGCTCATCGACGCATGGTACCGCGATCAGGCGGCGGGGCTCTTTCGGGAACGGGCAATCGAGTGCCATCGGAGGATGGGGGCGGAAGACCTTCCCCTTCCCCCCATCGTGATCCGCTCCATGAAAAGCCGCTGGGGAAGCTATTCGTACCGCACCGGCCGCATAGCCCTCAATCTCCACCTCATCAAAGCCCCTCCGGCGTGTCTCGACTACGTGATCATCCACGAGTTGTGCCATATCAGGGAGCGGCACCACGGACCCGGCTTCTGGAACCTGGTCGAGCGTTACGTGCCGGACCACGCCGGGCTGCGCAGGCAACTCAACGGCATCATGTAG
- a CDS encoding undecaprenyl-diphosphatase, with protein MEKFNEALFLTINAPAHPQALLLASARGLAEWTIWLIPLILALGWLRGDGRQRRLMLEAAASGGAGLLINQGIGLFWQHPRPFMIGLGHTFLAHAPDSSFPSDHATLIWAVAFSLLLHERTRAAGLALALLGLPVAWARIYLGVHFPLDMAGAALVSLTAARLALYQRRHLIGRLYRPILACYRLAATPLIRRGWILK; from the coding sequence ATGGAAAAATTTAACGAAGCACTGTTTTTGACGATCAACGCCCCGGCGCACCCCCAGGCATTGCTACTGGCCTCAGCGCGTGGGCTGGCCGAGTGGACGATCTGGCTGATACCGCTGATCCTGGCACTCGGCTGGCTCCGCGGGGATGGACGACAGCGCAGGCTGATGCTGGAGGCGGCGGCATCGGGTGGAGCCGGGCTGCTGATCAATCAGGGGATCGGCCTCTTCTGGCAGCATCCGCGCCCCTTTATGATCGGCCTGGGGCACACCTTTCTCGCCCATGCCCCGGACTCATCCTTCCCCAGCGATCATGCGACCCTGATCTGGGCGGTGGCCTTCAGCCTTCTGTTGCACGAACGCACCCGGGCCGCAGGTCTTGCCCTCGCGTTGTTGGGGCTGCCGGTGGCCTGGGCGCGAATCTACCTGGGGGTACACTTCCCACTGGATATGGCCGGCGCGGCCCTGGTATCCCTGACGGCTGCCCGACTGGCCCTGTACCAGAGACGGCACCTTATCGGGCGGCTCTACCGGCCCATCCTGGCATGCTATCGCTTGGCGGCCACGCCGCTGATCCGGCGGGGCTGGATATTGAAGTAA
- a CDS encoding phosphatase PAP2 family protein: protein MQANTWREALLVLVFLTVATAVIAATGADLVVSSHFYRSGGWPVGERFPWKLLYRLDRYPALAIALFGLCAACYGNSKSSWRPWRRRGIFLVLLLALGPGVVVNGVFKDHWGRPRPREIVQFGGSKQFLHPWQRGIDGQGRSFPCGHGSAAFYLAAPFFIYRRTKPALAGRWLAGGLVFGLLMSYARIAQGGHFLSDILWAWGMVYLTALALSALLLPRGVDVVYLANHGELQEI, encoded by the coding sequence ATGCAGGCGAACACATGGCGCGAGGCGTTGCTCGTACTGGTATTTCTGACGGTAGCCACGGCCGTAATTGCCGCTACCGGGGCAGATCTGGTGGTCTCGTCCCATTTCTACCGGTCCGGCGGGTGGCCGGTCGGGGAGCGGTTCCCCTGGAAACTGCTCTATCGCCTGGACCGGTACCCGGCACTCGCCATAGCGCTCTTTGGCCTGTGTGCCGCCTGCTACGGCAACTCGAAATCTTCGTGGCGCCCGTGGCGCCGTCGAGGAATTTTTCTGGTCCTGCTCCTGGCCCTGGGGCCGGGGGTTGTGGTAAATGGCGTTTTCAAGGATCATTGGGGCCGGCCACGGCCCCGTGAGATCGTGCAATTCGGCGGCTCCAAGCAGTTTCTCCACCCCTGGCAGCGGGGCATCGACGGCCAGGGGCGCTCCTTCCCCTGCGGCCACGGTTCGGCGGCGTTCTACCTGGCTGCGCCGTTTTTCATCTATCGCCGCACCAAGCCTGCGCTTGCCGGGAGGTGGCTGGCGGGCGGCCTTGTCTTCGGCCTGCTCATGAGCTACGCCCGCATAGCCCAGGGTGGGCATTTCCTGAGCGATATCCTCTGGGCCTGGGGGATGGTCTATCTGACGGCGCTGGCGCTGTCGGCCCTGCTGTTGCCGCGCGGGGTGGATGTGGTATATTTGGCGAATCACGGTGAATTACAGGAGATCTGA
- a CDS encoding response regulator gives MRVLLVEDDRMIGEATMQALKDAAYAVDWVRDGDQALDAVETGEYDVMLLDLGLPKEDGLVVLERMRSRGDATAVLIVTARDGLDDRIRGLDLGADDYLVKPFAAGELLARMRAVARRKGGQVAVLLTNGALCLDPVTKEAGFGERRCRLSAREFALLQALLVRPGAILSRQDLETRIYGWNEEVESNAVEFLIHSVRKKLGSEAIRNVRGLGWMVDRHP, from the coding sequence ATGCGGGTGCTACTGGTTGAAGACGACCGGATGATCGGTGAAGCGACGATGCAGGCGTTGAAGGATGCCGCCTATGCCGTGGACTGGGTGCGGGACGGTGACCAGGCTTTGGATGCCGTCGAGACCGGCGAGTACGACGTGATGCTCCTTGACCTGGGGCTGCCCAAAGAGGACGGCTTGGTGGTTCTGGAGCGGATGCGCAGCCGTGGCGACGCAACCGCCGTGCTGATCGTTACGGCTCGGGACGGCTTGGATGACCGCATCAGGGGGCTGGATCTGGGGGCGGACGACTATCTGGTCAAGCCGTTCGCCGCGGGGGAGTTGCTGGCCCGCATGCGGGCCGTTGCCCGACGCAAGGGGGGGCAGGTTGCAGTGCTGTTAACCAACGGTGCTCTGTGTCTCGATCCGGTGACCAAGGAGGCCGGCTTCGGCGAGCGGCGCTGCCGCCTGTCCGCCCGGGAGTTCGCCCTATTGCAGGCGCTCTTGGTGCGGCCCGGCGCCATCCTGTCGCGCCAGGATCTGGAAACCCGCATCTATGGTTGGAACGAGGAGGTCGAGAGCAATGCCGTCGAGTTTCTGATCCACTCCGTGCGCAAGAAACTCGGCAGTGAGGCGATCAGAAACGTGAGGGGGTTGGGATGGATGGTGGATCGGCACCCATGA
- a CDS encoding ATP-binding protein, whose amino-acid sequence MNRSLHRQLSGWIALVTIISGIAAGGCSFFLAFREAQELQDDQLQQVALLVGRSDKAVEPWAGITKAEKRHDPDARIIIAPLGTPVSAGQNVQVTRPAIPPDLPEGLQTIDSQGETWRLFVRTLPSGLRIAVGQPTAVRNETARESGLRTLVPVLLLVPFLSLLTAWLVRRALAPVASLSRQLDQRDDTNLTTLPENGVPKEIRPFVTSINGLMQRLDDTLAQQRRFIADAAHELRSPLTALTLQAENLERSDQPREREERLRHLKEGLARTRSLLDQLLSLARQQSSAVPAVEFRLDRLVQQVLEDVMPMAAAKGIDLGCERLEEVVVNAPTDALTILMRNAVDNAVRYTPAGGIVDVELYREEGRVVFQVADNGRGIPSDEEKRIFEPFYRVIGTDETGSGLGLAIVRSIADRLGGTVTLRNREGAAGALFRYLFPPG is encoded by the coding sequence ATGAATAGGTCTCTGCATCGCCAGCTTTCCGGCTGGATTGCCCTGGTAACGATCATCAGCGGCATAGCCGCCGGCGGATGCTCCTTTTTTTTGGCCTTCCGGGAGGCCCAGGAGCTGCAGGATGACCAGCTCCAACAGGTGGCACTGCTGGTCGGGCGTTCCGACAAGGCCGTGGAGCCCTGGGCCGGAATAACCAAGGCAGAGAAACGGCACGACCCCGATGCGCGGATCATCATCGCCCCTCTGGGGACGCCGGTGTCGGCGGGGCAGAACGTCCAGGTTACGCGGCCCGCGATTCCGCCCGACCTCCCGGAAGGGCTCCAGACCATCGACAGTCAAGGCGAGACCTGGCGGTTGTTTGTTCGCACCCTGCCGTCGGGCTTGAGGATTGCGGTGGGGCAGCCGACGGCCGTTCGCAACGAGACCGCCCGGGAGAGCGGCCTGCGCACCCTGGTGCCGGTGTTGCTGCTGGTGCCCTTCCTAAGCCTTTTGACCGCCTGGCTCGTCCGGCGCGCGCTGGCACCGGTCGCCAGCCTTTCCCGGCAGCTGGACCAACGGGACGACACCAATCTGACAACGCTCCCCGAAAACGGCGTTCCTAAGGAGATCAGGCCATTTGTAACGTCCATCAACGGCCTGATGCAGCGGCTCGACGATACGCTCGCCCAACAACGCCGTTTCATCGCCGATGCCGCCCACGAGTTGCGCTCGCCTTTGACAGCCCTGACCTTGCAGGCGGAAAACCTGGAGCGGAGCGACCAGCCCCGGGAGCGCGAGGAGCGCCTCCGGCACCTCAAGGAAGGTCTGGCCCGTACCCGCTCGCTGCTGGATCAATTACTCTCTCTGGCGCGGCAACAATCCAGTGCCGTTCCCGCGGTCGAATTTCGCCTGGACCGTCTCGTCCAGCAGGTGCTCGAGGATGTGATGCCGATGGCCGCGGCCAAGGGGATCGACCTGGGTTGTGAACGTCTTGAGGAGGTAGTCGTGAATGCCCCTACCGACGCGCTGACCATCCTGATGCGTAACGCCGTCGACAACGCCGTCCGCTATACCCCGGCCGGCGGGATCGTGGATGTGGAACTGTACCGCGAGGAAGGCCGGGTGGTCTTTCAGGTGGCCGACAACGGCCGGGGGATTCCGTCCGACGAGGAGAAGAGGATCTTTGAGCCGTTTTACCGGGTCATTGGCACCGATGAAACCGGCAGCGGCCTGGGGTTGGCCATAGTGCGCAGTATTGCCGACCGGTTGGGCGGGACCGTCACGCTTCGTAATCGGGAAGGTGCCGCAGGAGCCCTGTTTCGTTATCTATTTCCGCCCGGCTGA